A genomic region of Alistipes megaguti contains the following coding sequences:
- a CDS encoding DUF5119 domain-containing protein, protein MKRSITLLPATAALLATALLTTRCERRPLVDAGNTHYVRVYIDEEIKNVTTGFYNPSLVKPDYATPEMFRVALYDLTTGQIAAERYLRNRHTDARGVYYDGYIVAEPGDYRLLTYNFGTETTIIDQSHLYHEAVARTNEISTVLRQSLSVRAGGDEERIVYGPDHLFVDQHPGLSISPKEEVDTLRSVEGDHFTAQSIVLSYYLQIRVKGAQWISSAVGLVTGMAGSATLNDGQAREEDPVTVYFEMHRGGLDTNEPFIYTTFHTFGKLPDANNQLKITFDVRTTDGRALTTTLDITDKFSEPDAIEHQWILLDQVLNIPEPEEPEGSGDGFAPGVDDWEDIETDIII, encoded by the coding sequence ATGAAACGCTCGATCACTTTACTGCCCGCGACCGCCGCCCTGCTCGCGACGGCCCTGCTTACGACCCGTTGCGAACGCCGTCCGCTCGTGGACGCCGGCAATACGCACTACGTCCGGGTCTACATCGACGAGGAGATCAAGAACGTCACGACGGGATTCTACAACCCCTCGCTCGTCAAACCCGACTACGCGACACCCGAAATGTTCCGTGTCGCCCTCTACGATCTGACAACCGGTCAAATCGCCGCCGAACGCTATCTGCGCAACCGACATACCGATGCCCGCGGCGTCTACTACGACGGCTACATCGTAGCCGAACCCGGCGACTACCGGCTGCTGACCTACAACTTCGGCACCGAGACGACGATCATCGACCAAAGCCACCTCTACCACGAAGCCGTGGCCCGTACGAACGAAATCTCCACCGTGCTGCGGCAATCGCTCTCCGTACGCGCCGGAGGCGACGAGGAGCGGATCGTCTACGGCCCCGACCACCTCTTTGTCGACCAGCATCCCGGACTCTCGATCTCCCCGAAAGAGGAGGTCGACACGCTGCGCAGTGTCGAAGGCGACCACTTCACGGCCCAGAGCATCGTGTTGTCGTACTACCTACAGATCCGTGTCAAGGGGGCCCAGTGGATCTCCTCGGCCGTCGGTCTGGTGACCGGCATGGCCGGGTCGGCCACGCTCAACGACGGGCAGGCCCGCGAGGAGGATCCCGTTACGGTCTACTTCGAAATGCACCGCGGAGGCCTCGATACCAACGAGCCCTTCATCTACACGACGTTCCACACCTTCGGCAAACTGCCCGATGCGAACAACCAGCTCAAGATCACCTTCGATGTCCGTACCACCGACGGCCGCGCCCTGACCACGACGCTCGATATCACGGACAAATTCTCCGAACCCGATGCCATCGAACACCAGTGGATCCTGCTCGACCAGGTGCTCAACATCCCCGAACCCGAAGAGCCCGAAGGCAGCGGCGACGGATTCGCTCCGGGCGTCGACGACTGGGAAGACATAGAGACCGATATTATCATCTGA
- a CDS encoding fimbrillin family protein, translated as MKNPLFRILLASAAASLIGAGCVNEDRDHHDPVVRLAFEPVMQAQVRSDAAPEDAAAAYSIEDHFGVSGWSLDKESSWKAEAKSADSYLAMERLVRNGNLWYPDPELDWPSDQYTLSCIGFAPFEAATACTPSEGVVFDEVDTSSDPGDLHYTEPQTDLAKSHNGGIIPLPMIPALCKVDFRVRSVSGYESTRVYVRSITLAGIALKGRFQSLPEPKWTLENPADERLLFFEGDQEAVYTPQIVGSARRIIPQEFDGTINVVYQFVTPAGGRLNQEEKDLPLKITLEAGRHYVFTLAVSPAGVEVIPENPSQLE; from the coding sequence ATGAAAAACCCACTCTTTCGGATCCTTCTCGCTTCGGCTGCCGCCTCGCTGATCGGCGCCGGCTGCGTGAATGAAGACCGCGACCATCACGATCCCGTCGTAAGGCTCGCGTTCGAACCCGTCATGCAGGCACAGGTACGCTCGGACGCCGCCCCGGAGGACGCCGCCGCAGCCTACTCCATCGAAGACCATTTCGGGGTCAGCGGCTGGTCGCTCGACAAGGAGTCCTCCTGGAAAGCCGAAGCCAAAAGCGCCGACAGCTATCTGGCCATGGAACGTCTCGTCCGGAACGGAAACCTCTGGTATCCCGACCCGGAACTGGACTGGCCGTCGGATCAGTACACGCTCTCCTGCATCGGGTTTGCACCGTTCGAGGCCGCCACAGCCTGCACTCCGTCGGAAGGCGTCGTCTTCGACGAAGTGGACACCTCGTCGGACCCCGGCGACCTCCACTACACCGAGCCCCAGACCGATCTGGCCAAAAGCCACAACGGCGGGATCATCCCCCTGCCGATGATCCCCGCACTCTGCAAAGTCGACTTCCGGGTACGCAGCGTCTCGGGGTACGAATCCACACGCGTCTATGTCCGCAGCATTACGCTCGCCGGAATCGCGCTGAAGGGCCGCTTCCAGTCGCTGCCCGAGCCTAAGTGGACGCTCGAGAATCCGGCAGATGAGCGTCTTCTCTTCTTCGAAGGCGATCAGGAGGCGGTATATACGCCGCAGATCGTCGGCTCCGCACGGCGCATCATCCCCCAGGAGTTCGACGGCACGATCAACGTCGTCTATCAGTTTGTGACCCCGGCCGGCGGCCGTCTCAACCAAGAGGAGAAGGACCTGCCCCTCAAGATTACGCTCGAAGCCGGCCGCCACTACGTCTTCACGCTGGCCGTCAGCCCGGCCGGCGTCGAGGTAATTCCCGAAAATCCCTCACAACTCGAATAA
- a CDS encoding glycoside hydrolase family 3 N-terminal domain-containing protein: protein MIKSVATILAGTLLTATACTPAYRNPDLPVEKRVSDLVSRMTDEEKIGQLLCPLGWPMYEKLSDSTVTVSEAYREFIDKQHGGMLWATFRADPWTRKTLETGLNPRLSARAYNELQRYAIEHSRLGIPVILAEEAPHGHMAIGTTVFPTSIGMASTWDVEAVEQTGRTIAAELRAQGGHIGYGPVIDIAREPRWSRVEETYGEDVFLTSEMASAMVRGTSPLHNGWDRGVISTLKHFVAYGIPEGGHNGNPSQVGERELRENFLPAFESAIRSGALSVMTSYNAIDGVPSTANERLLRGILREEWGFGGFVVSDLESITGLCESHHVAADRREAAELALRAGVDVDLGANCYPLLKESLADGRISRDELDEAVAAVLRIKFQFGLFDHPYIDESLADTQVRTPKHVALARRLADESVILLENRGILPLKEGMRIALVGPNADNTYNQLGDYTAPQDPDRIVTMREGLEARFPGCVEYVKGCAVRDESFDEIARAVAAARRADVVVAVVGGSSARDFRTKYIDTGAAVADSESVSDMEAGEGFDRSTLDLLGLQNRLLEALEATGKPLVVVYIEGRPLDKGWAREHADALLTLWYPGQEGGHALADVLSGDFNPAGRLPISVPRSVGQLPVYYNRHFPLGHDYVECPSSPLYEFGYGLSYTTFEYSDLTIEKRGDSCAEVSFTISNTGDRAGDEVPQLYVTDEVASTVRPVKQLRAFTRVSIPAGESRRVSFPLDEKAFALWDNRMQRVVEPGEFLISVGASSEDIRLQGKLTL, encoded by the coding sequence ATGATAAAGAGCGTAGCAACCATCCTTGCCGGCACGCTGCTGACCGCGACAGCCTGTACACCGGCCTATCGGAATCCGGATCTCCCGGTGGAGAAGCGGGTTTCGGACCTTGTTTCGCGCATGACCGACGAGGAGAAGATCGGACAGCTTCTGTGCCCGCTGGGCTGGCCCATGTATGAAAAGCTTTCGGACAGCACCGTGACGGTCTCCGAAGCCTACCGGGAGTTCATCGACAAACAGCACGGCGGCATGCTGTGGGCGACGTTCCGGGCCGATCCGTGGACGCGCAAGACCCTCGAAACGGGCCTGAATCCGCGACTGAGCGCCCGGGCCTACAACGAACTGCAGCGCTATGCCATCGAACACAGCCGACTCGGCATCCCCGTCATTCTGGCCGAGGAGGCTCCCCACGGACACATGGCCATCGGCACGACGGTCTTTCCGACCAGCATCGGCATGGCCTCCACGTGGGATGTGGAGGCCGTCGAGCAGACCGGTCGCACGATTGCCGCCGAACTCCGTGCACAGGGCGGCCATATCGGCTACGGACCGGTGATCGACATAGCCCGCGAGCCGCGCTGGTCGCGGGTCGAGGAGACCTATGGCGAGGATGTCTTCCTGACCTCGGAGATGGCTTCGGCCATGGTGCGCGGGACGTCGCCGCTGCACAACGGCTGGGATCGGGGCGTGATCTCCACGCTCAAGCATTTCGTGGCATACGGCATTCCCGAGGGGGGACATAACGGCAATCCCTCGCAGGTGGGCGAGCGCGAGTTGCGGGAGAATTTTCTGCCGGCCTTCGAGTCGGCCATCCGCTCCGGCGCGCTTTCGGTGATGACCTCCTACAACGCCATCGACGGAGTTCCCAGTACGGCCAACGAGCGGCTTCTGCGGGGCATTCTTCGCGAGGAGTGGGGCTTTGGCGGATTTGTGGTCTCCGATCTGGAGAGCATCACCGGCCTGTGCGAGAGCCACCACGTGGCCGCCGACCGGCGCGAAGCGGCCGAACTGGCCCTCCGGGCGGGAGTCGACGTGGATCTGGGCGCCAACTGCTATCCGTTGCTGAAGGAGAGCCTCGCCGACGGACGGATCAGTCGCGATGAGCTGGACGAGGCCGTTGCGGCCGTCCTGCGCATCAAGTTCCAGTTCGGCCTCTTCGACCACCCCTATATCGACGAATCGCTTGCCGACACGCAGGTCCGCACCCCGAAGCATGTCGCCCTGGCGCGCCGTCTGGCCGACGAGAGTGTCATCCTGCTTGAAAACCGGGGTATCCTTCCGCTGAAGGAGGGAATGCGCATCGCTCTCGTCGGGCCGAATGCCGACAACACCTACAACCAGCTGGGCGACTATACGGCCCCGCAGGATCCCGACCGCATTGTCACCATGCGCGAAGGTCTCGAGGCGCGTTTCCCGGGGTGTGTCGAGTATGTCAAGGGGTGTGCCGTGCGGGATGAATCCTTCGACGAGATCGCGCGGGCCGTGGCTGCAGCCCGACGCGCCGATGTGGTGGTTGCCGTCGTGGGGGGCTCCAGCGCCCGGGACTTTCGGACCAAATACATCGACACGGGAGCCGCCGTAGCGGACAGCGAATCGGTCAGCGACATGGAGGCCGGCGAGGGCTTCGACCGCTCGACACTGGATCTGCTGGGGCTTCAGAACCGCCTGCTTGAGGCGCTCGAGGCAACCGGCAAACCGCTCGTGGTGGTCTACATCGAGGGTCGTCCGCTCGACAAGGGCTGGGCGCGGGAGCATGCCGATGCGCTGCTTACGCTGTGGTACCCCGGTCAGGAGGGTGGTCACGCCCTGGCCGACGTGCTTTCGGGCGATTTCAATCCCGCCGGACGGCTTCCAATCAGCGTGCCACGGAGTGTCGGCCAGCTTCCGGTCTACTACAACCGCCATTTCCCGCTCGGTCACGACTACGTGGAGTGCCCCTCCTCGCCGCTCTACGAGTTCGGCTACGGACTGAGCTATACGACCTTCGAATACTCCGATCTGACGATCGAGAAGCGGGGCGACTCCTGCGCCGAGGTAAGTTTTACGATCTCCAATACGGGAGATCGGGCCGGAGACGAGGTTCCCCAGCTCTACGTGACCGACGAGGTGGCCTCGACCGTCCGACCCGTGAAACAGTTGCGGGCCTTCACCCGGGTGTCGATCCCCGCCGGAGAGAGCCGCCGGGTGAGCTTCCCGCTGGACGAAAAGGCCTTTGCGCTCTGGGACAACCGCATGCAGCGGGTCGTGGAGCCCGGCGAGTTCCTCATCTCCGTGGGAGCCTCCTCGGAGGATATCCGACTTCAGGGTAAACTTACATTGTAA
- a CDS encoding nuclear transport factor 2 family protein, translating into MRASIETYRAVEAAARKFVQSVAEGNSRPARELFIDEAVLFGYLDGRLEHGSIEQFYHNVDTVPAGESFKARIDVLDVEETLAVVRVLEEKWGGRIDFTDYLLLMKIDGEWRCVAKAYNQNSDTIQK; encoded by the coding sequence ATGAGAGCAAGCATCGAAACGTATCGGGCCGTCGAAGCGGCCGCCCGAAAATTCGTGCAGAGCGTCGCCGAAGGCAACAGCCGCCCGGCCCGCGAACTGTTTATCGACGAGGCCGTGCTGTTCGGCTATCTGGACGGCCGGCTCGAACACGGCTCCATCGAGCAATTCTACCACAACGTTGACACCGTACCGGCCGGAGAGTCGTTCAAGGCGCGCATCGACGTCCTCGACGTCGAGGAGACACTGGCCGTCGTGCGCGTGCTGGAGGAGAAATGGGGCGGACGCATCGACTTCACGGACTACCTGCTGTTGATGAAGATCGACGGTGAATGGCGTTGCGTGGCCAAGGCCTACAACCAGAATTCGGATACCATTCAAAAATAA
- a CDS encoding fimbrillin family protein produces the protein MKKVLLLAASAGIVLSGCVKNEPADTFGTSDAKITFEAPAVGATTRAIPGEIDNSAAYPEKETFNVWGWYHEGVYTNFAALTNYMTQADGKPIMVAKEGNTWAPATDYFWPKTGKLTFAAYSPADAAGTFTHTAQGLQIEGFTVPAVGAQYDLMYSDRAYNRTSSDKNYTGSQTTNPYDGVDIVFHHALSSIVFKVGTAEDYSTGADIDFKIKSITIKNVYGAGDFNETLTDGTTTRTPAWTATGNADAQYVAFTGDFAVPEDGTTYTEPTLPDAEPTDLILLPQSFEGNDAAVVEIAYTYKTAASAEIAATETFILKNSTNAKTWEPNKRYTYRILFGLEKITFAPIVENWEDVTVEPGINL, from the coding sequence ATGAAAAAAGTTTTGCTTTTGGCAGCTTCGGCTGGCATTGTGCTCTCCGGCTGCGTGAAAAACGAACCGGCCGACACGTTCGGTACGTCGGACGCAAAGATCACGTTCGAAGCTCCGGCCGTAGGCGCCACGACCCGTGCCATCCCGGGCGAGATCGACAACTCGGCAGCCTATCCCGAGAAGGAGACGTTCAACGTCTGGGGTTGGTATCACGAAGGGGTCTACACCAACTTCGCTGCTCTGACCAACTACATGACCCAGGCCGACGGCAAACCCATCATGGTAGCCAAAGAGGGCAACACCTGGGCCCCGGCAACGGACTATTTCTGGCCCAAAACCGGTAAGCTGACCTTTGCCGCCTACTCGCCGGCCGATGCCGCAGGTACCTTCACCCACACGGCCCAGGGTCTGCAGATCGAAGGCTTTACGGTTCCCGCCGTCGGCGCTCAGTACGACCTGATGTACAGCGACCGTGCCTACAACCGTACCAGCTCGGACAAGAACTACACGGGCTCGCAGACAACGAACCCCTATGACGGTGTCGACATCGTCTTCCACCACGCACTGTCGTCGATCGTCTTCAAGGTCGGCACTGCGGAGGATTACTCGACGGGCGCCGACATCGACTTCAAGATCAAGAGCATCACGATCAAGAATGTCTACGGTGCCGGTGACTTCAACGAGACGCTGACCGACGGCACGACGACCCGCACTCCCGCCTGGACGGCAACCGGCAATGCAGATGCCCAGTATGTCGCATTCACGGGTGACTTCGCCGTACCCGAGGATGGAACGACCTACACCGAGCCCACGCTTCCGGATGCGGAACCCACCGATCTGATCCTGCTTCCGCAGTCGTTCGAGGGCAACGACGCTGCCGTTGTCGAGATCGCCTACACCTACAAAACGGCCGCTTCGGCCGAGATCGCCGCTACGGAGACCTTCATCCTCAAGAACTCGACCAACGCCAAGACCTGGGAGCCCAACAAGCGCTACACCTACCGCATCCTCTTCGGTCTGGAAAAGATCACCTTCGCTCCCATTGTTGAGAACTGGGAGGATGTGACCGTCGAGCCCGGCATCAACCTGTAA
- a CDS encoding DUF3575 domain-containing protein produces MDRIRHYLANSPHIDSITIYAYASPEGVYEHNVWLARKRAEAARRFVLAHIPADRNFDADRIRLCPMNENWEGLTRELEANYHRNDRDKVLAILEAPVRNDTKKWRLQQLDNGYTYKYIIRNHMPRLRLATWICIWQKPQQNPVGKPVEFAVEEPAKSPLTPLAGIGQQDTAAWKKRTIVALKTNMLYDAATALNFAIEVPFNEKFSILYEHHCPWWLTGSNRYCLQLLSFGGEFRWWFKPKTRPETPRRVQRDALVGHFLGVYGMGGKFDLQANRTFCYQGEFFSAGLTYGYSMPIAKRVNLEFSISAGYARIPYRHYNPTDDWELLIRDRNKSGVWHYFGPTKIEVALSVPLLVKTKVKGGNR; encoded by the coding sequence ATGGACCGGATTCGGCACTATCTGGCCAATTCACCGCACATCGACAGCATCACCATCTATGCCTACGCCTCTCCCGAAGGCGTCTACGAGCACAACGTCTGGCTGGCCCGCAAACGTGCCGAAGCCGCCCGGCGTTTCGTCCTTGCGCACATTCCTGCAGATCGGAATTTCGACGCGGACCGCATCCGGCTCTGCCCGATGAACGAAAACTGGGAGGGCCTGACCCGGGAACTCGAGGCCAACTACCATCGTAACGACCGCGACAAGGTACTCGCCATCCTCGAAGCTCCCGTGCGCAACGATACCAAAAAATGGAGACTTCAGCAACTCGACAACGGTTACACCTATAAATATATTATCCGCAACCACATGCCCCGGTTGCGTCTGGCCACCTGGATCTGCATCTGGCAGAAGCCTCAGCAGAATCCCGTAGGCAAACCGGTGGAGTTCGCCGTGGAAGAGCCCGCCAAGAGTCCGCTCACGCCCCTTGCCGGCATCGGGCAGCAGGATACGGCCGCCTGGAAGAAACGAACCATCGTGGCGCTGAAGACCAATATGCTGTATGATGCAGCAACGGCGCTCAACTTTGCAATCGAGGTTCCCTTCAACGAAAAATTCTCGATCCTCTACGAACACCACTGCCCCTGGTGGCTCACCGGCAGCAACCGCTACTGTCTGCAGCTGCTCTCCTTCGGCGGCGAATTCCGCTGGTGGTTCAAGCCCAAAACCCGGCCCGAAACCCCGCGCAGAGTACAGCGCGACGCACTGGTCGGCCACTTCCTCGGCGTCTACGGCATGGGCGGAAAGTTCGACCTGCAGGCCAACCGGACCTTCTGCTATCAGGGCGAGTTCTTCAGCGCAGGACTGACCTACGGGTACTCCATGCCCATTGCCAAACGCGTCAATCTCGAATTCTCCATCTCGGCCGGATATGCCCGCATCCCCTATCGCCACTACAACCCCACGGACGACTGGGAACTGCTGATCCGCGACCGCAACAAATCGGGTGTCTGGCACTATTTCGGTCCCACGAAGATCGAAGTGGCGCTCAGCGTGCCCCTGCTCGTCAAAACCAAGGTGAAAGGAGGTAACCGATGA
- a CDS encoding helix-turn-helix domain-containing protein gives MYERKIPVDLDCPLRLTMSLMDSKWKSCILDELRHGALRPSELHRNLPEATPRVLDLQLKELVEDGLVTKTIYAELPPRSEYALSELGATLLPIIDSMIEWGQRNAALFERKYGRQRL, from the coding sequence ATGTACGAACGCAAGATACCCGTAGATCTGGATTGCCCGCTGCGGCTGACGATGAGCCTGATGGACTCGAAATGGAAGTCGTGTATTCTGGACGAACTGCGCCACGGGGCGCTTCGCCCGAGCGAGCTGCACCGGAATCTTCCCGAGGCGACCCCGCGGGTTCTGGACCTGCAGCTCAAGGAGCTGGTCGAGGACGGTCTGGTGACCAAGACCATCTATGCCGAATTGCCGCCGCGTTCAGAGTATGCGCTTTCGGAGCTGGGCGCAACGCTGCTGCCGATCATCGACTCGATGATCGAGTGGGGGCAGCGCAATGCCGCGCTCTTTGAGCGTAAATACGGCCGACAGCGGCTGTAA
- a CDS encoding glycoside hydrolase family 20 protein: MRKTLLTLLISAVLASSCTQTVETPALLPLPSQVSSHTSTYTLRDGYGIDCQDAKLNFIADYTSRMIHDLTGVSSSPDGKAEVRLTLTSDSLQSEGYRLRIGRKGIDIEAASPAGIFYGVQTLRQLLPRQEEASPSCTLHGIDIQDSPRFGWRGLHLDVSRHFFTVDEIKRFIDVMAMYKFNRFHWHLTDDQGWRIEIRSHPELTRLGAWREGIGFPENEKLAFPTEDVHPYGGFYTQEQIRDVVAYAAERMIEILPEIDLPGHSTAAIHALPELFCRPDKRLAVWMHGGVSEGVMCAGRESTYAILEDILGEVCALFPFEYIHLGGDEAPKEGWKKCPQCQARIRAEGLANENELQAYFMHRLEKFVNSRGKRMIGWDEIMEGGLSPTATVMSWRGVLPGLEAARGGNDVVMAPGSYLYLNHPQSYNRVTNTSEGILSLKRVYGFDPAPEADLTPEARAHILGVQACQWSECTPNEQILYYKEYPRAIAVAEMGWTAQADRNWEDFQARLKRHLGLLSLYGIPYGAPSRELQIALVPDAAGKPCIRISAETDEPIHYTLDGSEPTQESPVYEGPVAVSGDCTVRAQIFADAPDCPAEQTIHFHKALCKPVSYALPYSTNHDGGGDFAMTDGCFEKWQGFEKQDADFTLDLGRPTTIDSIRTRWMYDISDWVLRPREVTFSISEDGKSFTELLRRKLVNPEGQYDKGVEEVSCPVGGRPVRFIRVEARSEKVNPAWHSSAGAPCWIFIDEVVVE; this comes from the coding sequence ATGCGCAAAACCCTCCTTACCCTACTGATCTCGGCCGTTCTGGCCTCAAGCTGCACGCAGACGGTCGAAACCCCGGCTCTGCTGCCCCTCCCCTCGCAGGTCTCCTCTCACACCTCGACCTACACGCTCCGCGACGGGTACGGCATCGACTGCCAAGACGCGAAACTGAATTTCATCGCCGACTACACTTCCCGGATGATTCACGATCTGACCGGTGTGAGCAGCTCCCCGGACGGGAAGGCGGAAGTGCGGCTCACCCTGACCTCCGACTCCCTACAGTCGGAGGGGTACAGGCTCCGCATCGGCCGCAAGGGAATCGACATCGAGGCGGCATCGCCCGCCGGCATCTTCTACGGCGTACAGACCCTGCGGCAGCTGCTTCCCCGGCAGGAGGAGGCGTCGCCGTCCTGCACGCTGCACGGAATCGACATTCAGGACTCGCCCCGTTTCGGATGGCGCGGCCTGCATCTGGATGTCAGCCGGCACTTCTTCACCGTCGACGAGATCAAGCGCTTCATCGACGTCATGGCCATGTACAAGTTCAACCGCTTTCACTGGCATCTGACCGATGATCAGGGCTGGCGCATCGAGATCCGCAGCCATCCCGAACTCACCCGTCTCGGCGCCTGGCGGGAGGGAATCGGCTTCCCAGAAAACGAAAAGCTCGCCTTCCCGACCGAAGACGTACACCCCTACGGCGGTTTCTACACCCAGGAGCAGATCCGCGACGTGGTGGCCTACGCCGCCGAACGGATGATCGAGATCCTTCCCGAGATCGACCTCCCGGGCCACTCCACGGCGGCCATTCATGCTCTGCCGGAGCTCTTCTGCCGCCCGGACAAACGGCTCGCCGTCTGGATGCACGGCGGAGTCAGCGAAGGCGTCATGTGCGCCGGCCGGGAATCCACGTATGCCATTCTGGAGGATATTCTCGGCGAGGTCTGCGCGCTGTTTCCCTTCGAATACATCCACCTCGGAGGCGACGAGGCCCCCAAGGAGGGCTGGAAAAAGTGTCCCCAATGCCAGGCCCGCATCCGGGCCGAAGGGCTCGCCAACGAAAACGAACTCCAGGCCTACTTCATGCACCGGCTCGAAAAATTCGTCAACAGCCGGGGCAAACGCATGATCGGCTGGGACGAGATCATGGAGGGAGGGCTCTCGCCCACGGCCACCGTGATGTCGTGGCGGGGCGTGCTGCCCGGCCTTGAGGCCGCCCGCGGAGGCAATGACGTGGTCATGGCCCCCGGGTCCTACCTCTATCTCAACCACCCGCAGTCGTACAACCGGGTCACCAACACGTCGGAGGGCATCCTCTCGCTGAAGCGCGTCTACGGATTCGACCCCGCGCCCGAAGCCGATCTTACACCCGAAGCCCGCGCCCATATTCTGGGCGTACAGGCCTGCCAATGGTCGGAATGCACGCCCAACGAGCAGATCCTCTACTACAAGGAGTATCCCCGCGCCATTGCCGTGGCGGAGATGGGCTGGACGGCTCAGGCCGACCGCAATTGGGAGGATTTCCAGGCTCGCCTCAAGCGTCACCTCGGACTGCTCTCCCTCTACGGCATTCCGTACGGAGCACCCAGCCGCGAGTTGCAGATCGCGCTGGTCCCCGACGCCGCGGGGAAACCGTGCATCCGGATCTCGGCCGAGACCGACGAACCCATCCACTACACCCTCGACGGAAGCGAACCGACTCAGGAGAGCCCCGTCTACGAGGGTCCCGTAGCCGTGAGCGGCGACTGCACCGTGCGTGCGCAGATCTTCGCCGACGCCCCGGACTGCCCGGCCGAACAGACCATTCACTTCCACAAGGCCCTCTGCAAACCGGTCTCCTATGCACTGCCCTACTCGACCAACCACGACGGAGGCGGCGACTTCGCCATGACGGACGGCTGCTTCGAAAAGTGGCAGGGTTTCGAGAAGCAGGATGCCGATTTCACCCTCGATCTGGGACGGCCGACGACGATCGACAGCATCCGCACCCGCTGGATGTATGACATTTCGGACTGGGTGCTCCGCCCGCGCGAGGTGACTTTCAGCATCTCCGAGGACGGTAAGTCGTTCACCGAACTGCTGCGACGGAAACTCGTCAATCCCGAAGGACAATACGACAAGGGCGTTGAAGAGGTAAGCTGTCCGGTCGGCGGACGTCCGGTGCGGTTCATCCGCGTAGAGGCCCGCAGCGAAAAGGTCAATCCCGCCTGGCACAGCAGTGCCGGCGCTCCGTGCTGGATCTTCATCGACGAGGTGGTCGTGGAGTGA
- a CDS encoding flavodoxin family protein, translating into MKMTVITGSPRKNGNSFAMSDAFIRAARELGHSVERFDAAFLKIGGCHACMTCYKTGKACSFNGEFDAIASSILTSDAVVFTMPVYWYSIPAQIKAVIDCLFSLVVGGKSVAGKKCALIACCEEKEMSVLDGVRIPMERTAALLQWEMVGEVLIPGVLNEGDIDRTDGCRQAAELARKF; encoded by the coding sequence ATGAAAATGACGGTAATCACGGGAAGTCCCCGCAAAAACGGCAACAGTTTTGCCATGAGCGATGCCTTCATCCGCGCAGCCCGCGAACTCGGGCACTCGGTCGAACGTTTCGACGCCGCCTTCCTCAAGATCGGCGGCTGCCACGCCTGCATGACCTGCTACAAGACGGGCAAGGCCTGCTCGTTCAACGGAGAGTTTGATGCCATCGCCTCGTCGATCCTCACGTCCGATGCCGTCGTCTTCACCATGCCCGTTTACTGGTACTCCATTCCGGCACAGATCAAGGCGGTGATCGACTGTCTCTTCTCGCTCGTCGTGGGCGGGAAGTCCGTCGCCGGCAAAAAATGCGCCCTGATCGCCTGCTGCGAGGAGAAGGAGATGTCGGTGCTGGACGGCGTGCGGATCCCGATGGAACGCACCGCAGCACTGCTCCAATGGGAGATGGTCGGCGAAGTGCTCATCCCGGGCGTGCTGAACGAAGGCGACATCGACCGTACGGACGGATGCCGACAGGCCGCCGAACTGGCCCGAAAATTCTGA